A stretch of Mycobacterium sp. ITM-2016-00316 DNA encodes these proteins:
- a CDS encoding DUF6079 family protein, with the protein MDATGRDQGTEALAMTDLSLPLRDAIDIPESVHDDDFVLQIHRAQEAASQTLADYVVTESIAEAFDKGLTLVEATLSSGSSKGAFIHGSFGSGKSHYMAVMHLLLSRNPQAKALPGLQAAVARHEALLSRNLLAIDYHLIGAESFESALFGGYLATMKRRHPQAAAPVLHRSDSLFENADQLRSQLGDEQFFARFEASGSASSGWGTFATTLNPELYNAARIKPASDADRQRVVADLVRTYFPAFENTGTWLDMTDGLRAMTEHAKGLGYDGVVLFLDELVLWLANHLRDTAFIQTETSKVAKLVETGMGTLPIPLASFVARQRNLKDFLGGGAVGAEQVALDDSFQWWEGRFEKITLAAANLPQIVNKRLLQPTGETGRDALASAVARVRTNPVAFKHLLTDEAGSAAVDFEQVYPFTPALVDAMVALSSIMQRERTALKIMSELLSRGRDELTVGDVIPVGDLFDVVVLGDAEPLTDDMKNLFRAARTFYTRKMRPYLLNRHGLVEDEAKGLTRNHAFRRDDRLAKTLLVAAIAPGAASLKDLTASKLAALNFGTVVSMVPGQEAVQVVTLARDWSGEFGEVAVGPQAGDPVITLQLSGVDYDSVLVHVQNEDTHENRRGLLRRLLAEQIGASPTGALGSEYSLTHVWRGQKREVDVVFGNVRDARALPDAALTATDGRWKLVVDFPFDDAGHPPSDDVLRLVQLKQDGRVSDTIAWLPHFLTATRMDDIGKLVVLDYLLTGARFDQYSTSLPVNDREPARRQLANQRDSLRDQIVLALRQAYGIDAASDDYLGERVPEGNTFVTLAPDYDPRKPSSPSFSDAIVAVLNGGLDARFPSHPDVDRGTDEVRRAEFTAVLELAREAMAKGGRIDTVDRNTAGKVRRVVDAYGVGTLSEVTYVLDTAHFARHDDFTKALAGGDQTVGTLRGALAHFGMTTDAQDLLILAWVALTDRQLLRYGSPAGSPGIGGLANDITLQEPILPSQEDWTNALTRVKAIFGLGANEYHLSSGAVQRLGDELMEKLRQLDRGATDLVGALEAHSDILGLGDVSPRLATARRARDLVEALRDVDHVGRVRVVAEFDLPNELQPVARSLSSAPDVTAALQGANWQLLDQLPNLAGERSAAALAALRAAADADQMHVELAPALTAAAHEVTQILVELRGKEARSDDKSAAEQERVRREQENQRLREQEEELKRREQEAADRERRLREQEEEFRRLREEAKRDDDVRAKQEHTLEVEDESQVEVLLLKLTEELSRPVEGKKLRVDWRWF; encoded by the coding sequence ATGGACGCCACCGGTCGCGACCAGGGGACGGAGGCCCTCGCGATGACTGACTTGTCTTTGCCGTTGCGGGATGCGATTGACATTCCGGAGTCCGTCCATGACGACGACTTCGTCCTACAGATTCATCGCGCTCAAGAGGCTGCGTCTCAAACACTGGCCGACTACGTGGTCACCGAATCAATCGCCGAAGCGTTTGACAAGGGCCTGACGTTAGTCGAGGCCACCCTGTCGAGCGGATCGTCCAAGGGCGCGTTCATCCACGGTTCCTTTGGTTCCGGTAAGTCGCATTACATGGCGGTGATGCACCTGCTGCTTTCCCGCAACCCACAGGCAAAGGCTCTACCCGGACTCCAAGCCGCGGTCGCCAGGCATGAGGCTCTACTCAGCCGCAATCTGCTTGCGATCGACTACCACCTCATCGGGGCGGAGTCCTTCGAGTCGGCACTCTTCGGTGGCTACCTCGCCACGATGAAGAGGCGGCACCCACAGGCGGCCGCGCCCGTCCTGCACCGCTCGGATTCGTTGTTCGAGAACGCAGACCAGCTGCGGTCACAGCTCGGAGACGAGCAATTCTTTGCCCGGTTCGAGGCGAGCGGCTCCGCTTCATCTGGCTGGGGCACGTTTGCCACCACGTTGAATCCAGAGTTATATAACGCTGCCCGAATTAAGCCGGCAAGCGACGCCGACCGGCAGCGGGTAGTCGCCGATCTCGTTCGCACATACTTCCCGGCCTTCGAGAACACCGGTACCTGGCTAGACATGACCGATGGCCTCCGGGCGATGACCGAGCACGCCAAGGGCCTCGGTTACGACGGAGTCGTGCTCTTCCTCGACGAGCTTGTGCTCTGGTTGGCAAATCACCTGCGCGACACCGCCTTTATCCAGACCGAAACCTCCAAGGTCGCCAAGCTCGTCGAGACCGGCATGGGCACATTGCCGATTCCGTTGGCGTCCTTCGTCGCTCGTCAGCGAAACCTCAAGGACTTCCTCGGCGGAGGGGCCGTCGGAGCCGAACAGGTCGCACTCGATGACTCCTTCCAGTGGTGGGAGGGCCGGTTCGAGAAGATCACCCTTGCTGCGGCCAATCTTCCCCAGATCGTCAACAAGCGCCTGCTGCAGCCGACCGGTGAAACTGGTCGTGATGCACTCGCTTCGGCAGTGGCTCGGGTGCGCACGAACCCGGTAGCCTTCAAGCACTTGCTTACCGACGAAGCTGGCTCGGCCGCAGTCGATTTCGAGCAGGTGTACCCGTTCACGCCTGCGCTGGTAGACGCAATGGTTGCGCTCTCGTCGATCATGCAGCGCGAACGCACAGCACTGAAGATCATGAGCGAGCTGCTGTCCCGAGGCCGGGACGAGTTGACTGTCGGTGACGTCATCCCTGTCGGTGACCTCTTCGACGTGGTTGTGCTCGGCGATGCTGAGCCACTGACCGATGACATGAAGAACCTGTTCCGTGCAGCACGTACCTTCTACACACGGAAGATGCGCCCGTACCTCCTGAATCGGCACGGCCTTGTCGAAGATGAAGCGAAGGGGCTGACACGTAACCATGCGTTCCGTCGTGACGACCGGCTCGCCAAGACACTGCTCGTTGCGGCCATCGCACCCGGCGCAGCCTCGCTGAAGGACCTCACAGCCTCGAAGTTGGCGGCTCTCAACTTCGGCACGGTTGTGTCGATGGTTCCTGGCCAGGAAGCGGTCCAGGTCGTCACTCTTGCACGAGACTGGTCGGGGGAGTTTGGTGAAGTCGCCGTCGGGCCCCAGGCAGGCGACCCCGTCATAACCCTGCAACTGTCGGGTGTCGACTACGACTCGGTCCTCGTCCATGTCCAGAACGAGGACACCCACGAGAACCGCCGCGGCCTGCTGCGGCGCCTGCTCGCCGAGCAGATCGGAGCGTCCCCGACGGGCGCGTTGGGTAGCGAATACTCATTAACCCACGTATGGCGGGGGCAGAAACGGGAAGTCGACGTCGTTTTCGGCAACGTTCGTGATGCCCGCGCCCTTCCAGATGCGGCGCTCACCGCAACGGACGGTCGGTGGAAACTCGTCGTCGACTTCCCATTCGACGACGCCGGACACCCGCCGTCTGACGACGTACTCCGCCTCGTGCAACTCAAACAGGATGGTCGCGTGAGCGACACGATCGCCTGGTTGCCACACTTTTTGACCGCCACCCGCATGGATGACATCGGCAAGCTCGTCGTGCTCGACTACCTGCTCACCGGCGCGCGGTTCGACCAATACTCGACGTCTCTACCGGTCAACGACCGAGAACCAGCGCGTAGGCAGCTCGCCAACCAACGAGACTCGCTGCGCGACCAGATTGTGCTCGCATTGCGCCAGGCCTATGGCATCGACGCAGCAAGTGACGACTACCTCGGCGAGCGAGTTCCGGAAGGGAACACATTCGTCACCCTCGCGCCGGACTACGACCCGCGGAAGCCCTCGTCACCTTCCTTTTCCGACGCTATTGTCGCGGTCCTCAACGGCGGTCTTGATGCGCGTTTCCCATCGCACCCCGACGTCGATCGCGGCACAGATGAGGTCCGGCGCGCTGAGTTCACCGCGGTGCTCGAGCTGGCGCGTGAGGCGATGGCTAAGGGCGGGCGCATCGACACCGTGGACAGGAACACCGCGGGCAAGGTGCGCCGGGTGGTCGATGCCTACGGGGTTGGCACTCTCAGTGAAGTCACCTACGTGCTGGATACGGCGCACTTCGCGCGGCACGACGATTTCACGAAGGCCCTTGCTGGTGGCGACCAGACGGTCGGCACGTTGCGAGGCGCGCTTGCACACTTCGGCATGACAACCGATGCTCAGGATCTGTTGATTCTCGCGTGGGTGGCGCTCACCGATAGGCAACTCCTCCGCTACGGTTCGCCGGCAGGCTCGCCCGGCATCGGCGGATTGGCGAATGACATCACCCTTCAGGAGCCCATTCTTCCGAGCCAAGAAGATTGGACCAACGCGCTTACCCGGGTCAAAGCCATCTTCGGTCTCGGGGCCAATGAGTACCACCTCTCCAGCGGCGCTGTGCAGCGACTCGGCGATGAGTTGATGGAGAAGTTGCGCCAGCTCGATCGAGGTGCGACGGATCTTGTCGGTGCACTTGAAGCGCACAGTGACATTCTCGGGCTCGGGGACGTGAGCCCGCGACTTGCCACCGCCCGCCGCGCTCGGGACCTTGTCGAGGCACTGCGCGATGTCGACCACGTCGGTCGGGTTCGGGTAGTAGCCGAATTCGACCTTCCTAATGAACTGCAACCCGTTGCCAGGTCACTTTCCTCTGCTCCCGACGTGACGGCGGCTCTTCAAGGGGCCAACTGGCAGCTGCTCGATCAACTGCCCAACTTGGCGGGTGAACGATCGGCCGCCGCGCTTGCGGCGTTACGGGCTGCGGCCGACGCCGATCAGATGCATGTCGAACTGGCTCCCGCGCTTACCGCAGCGGCCCACGAGGTCACCCAGATTCTCGTCGAGCTGCGTGGCAAGGAAGCGCGGTCCGACGACAAGTCCGCAGCCGAGCAGGAACGGGTGCGTCGTGAGCAAGAGAACCAACGTCTCCGCGAGCAGGAAGAGGAACTAAAGCGGCGCGAGCAGGAGGCTGCCGACCGCGAGCGGCGGCTGCGTGAACAAGAGGAGGAGTTCCGCCGCCTGCGAGAGGAGGCAAAGCGCGACGATGACGTACGCGCGAAGCAGGAACACACGCTCGAAGTCGAAGATGAGTCGCAGGTTGAAGTTCTCCTCCTGAAGCTGACTGAAGAACTCAGCCGACCGGTCGAGGGCAAGAAGCTAAGGGTCGACTGGCGATGGTTCTGA
- the pglZ gene encoding BREX-2 system phosphatase PglZ: protein MVRQRAADLVNSDAQILLLRARPEWRHGDVTVGDTAVRILPGMSQLAVLDILDSLAADERAIVLTDRTADDLGDAVLSRAYKQEIELPDEWRAVPRLFPGASEVGSDLRRLGWAATALLDHQPSGGWPRSVEPALTARHAIGALLAHVLGLGPDAQLDGVVLLTALGRRNVRAAWAAVDEQLRRHLIDWAATELGDPAALTLQIAQRNEHVTPLAVGLALDVLWPEDGAPPTEAQVSARVRVERFVDGKAVPVDGAKALARLTKAAVLRLEVDDSPELGVALQQAEALLGDLAWTEGAEQSVVLHPGYLARVRALASALTSGNDVEGALVRVHEHRDADSSQAPTMAVRLHRWLAITEETTISLGGDLQRQMNDGAWVDAAIGAVWHGSADPIVAEAYQQHLDRVHVRRKQRDRVAASRLDQVNGSDGQRAIGVERLLAEIVDPWRRKSRALLVVLDGMSSAIATAIASEVARLGLVEWVPTSTHARQSVVAALPSLTNVSRTSLFSGEIRSGTGEDEKRGLARAFPGAKLFHKNDLRSEGGASLPGDVMAAIQDTAVPVVGVVINAIDDATHKNDMSAWDWDLRSLDPLRALLEAAISARRTVIMTSDHGHIVERETEALSVSGAESRWRPASTGPAGDGEVLVSGSRVVAPGSEAVLLWRGDAHYGPRHAGYHGGASLAELTIPVLVFQPAAVTIGAAGWEPAAPQVPLWWNDPIGRTPSIETPPTATRQPKKTKKPEQAGQSDGLFELDEPPPPPAAPAGLVEAVLASAAYSEQKRMAGRRALDDRTTEAVLRALVDRGGRAHQDTIAAAAGIPTADVGQVFAAVRRLLNVDGYGVIELDTDGVTLRLDERLLREQFSIEGAR, encoded by the coding sequence ATGGTGCGGCAACGCGCAGCAGACCTGGTCAACTCGGACGCGCAGATCCTTCTGCTTCGTGCTCGCCCCGAGTGGAGACACGGAGACGTCACGGTCGGGGACACGGCCGTTCGCATACTGCCCGGCATGTCCCAGCTAGCAGTTCTCGACATCCTCGACTCGCTGGCAGCCGACGAGCGCGCCATCGTCCTCACCGATCGCACAGCCGATGACCTCGGAGACGCAGTACTTTCTCGTGCCTACAAGCAGGAAATCGAACTGCCGGACGAGTGGCGGGCCGTGCCACGGCTTTTCCCGGGGGCATCCGAGGTCGGCAGCGATCTTCGTCGATTGGGCTGGGCTGCAACAGCGTTGCTCGACCATCAGCCATCCGGCGGATGGCCGCGATCGGTAGAGCCTGCGCTCACCGCGCGCCACGCGATCGGCGCTCTCCTCGCGCATGTCCTCGGGCTTGGTCCTGACGCTCAGCTCGACGGCGTTGTGCTGCTCACGGCTCTAGGAAGGCGTAACGTACGTGCTGCCTGGGCCGCGGTTGATGAGCAGTTGAGGCGACATCTGATTGATTGGGCTGCAACAGAGTTAGGCGATCCTGCTGCTCTTACCTTGCAGATCGCTCAGCGCAACGAGCATGTGACTCCACTTGCCGTCGGCCTCGCATTGGACGTCTTGTGGCCGGAGGACGGCGCTCCCCCCACTGAGGCGCAGGTTTCCGCACGGGTACGGGTCGAGCGCTTCGTTGACGGGAAAGCGGTGCCTGTCGATGGCGCGAAAGCCCTTGCGCGACTGACCAAGGCGGCGGTGCTACGTCTTGAGGTGGACGACTCACCGGAACTGGGTGTCGCGCTACAGCAGGCGGAAGCACTGCTTGGTGATCTTGCCTGGACTGAGGGTGCTGAGCAGTCGGTTGTCCTGCATCCCGGTTACCTGGCCCGCGTTCGTGCGCTTGCTTCAGCACTGACTTCCGGAAACGACGTCGAGGGTGCCCTTGTTCGCGTCCATGAACACCGCGACGCAGATTCCTCGCAAGCTCCGACGATGGCTGTGCGCCTTCACCGTTGGCTCGCCATCACCGAGGAGACCACAATTTCACTCGGCGGAGATCTTCAACGGCAAATGAACGACGGCGCATGGGTCGACGCCGCCATCGGAGCCGTGTGGCACGGCTCTGCTGATCCGATCGTCGCCGAGGCGTACCAACAACACCTCGATAGGGTGCACGTTCGGCGGAAGCAGCGTGACCGCGTTGCTGCGTCGAGACTTGACCAAGTCAACGGGTCAGATGGCCAACGCGCGATCGGCGTGGAGCGGCTGCTGGCCGAGATCGTCGATCCCTGGCGACGCAAGTCTCGTGCACTTCTCGTCGTGCTGGACGGAATGAGTAGTGCTATCGCCACAGCAATCGCATCCGAGGTCGCCCGGTTGGGTCTTGTCGAGTGGGTTCCTACGTCAACGCACGCTCGGCAGTCGGTCGTCGCGGCATTGCCGTCGCTTACCAACGTCTCTCGAACATCGCTGTTCAGTGGCGAGATCCGCTCCGGTACAGGTGAGGACGAAAAGCGTGGACTGGCCAGGGCATTCCCTGGCGCAAAGCTCTTTCATAAGAACGACCTACGATCCGAAGGTGGTGCATCACTACCCGGCGATGTGATGGCCGCGATCCAGGACACCGCAGTGCCTGTTGTCGGAGTGGTGATCAACGCGATCGACGACGCGACCCACAAGAACGACATGTCAGCGTGGGATTGGGATCTGCGTTCGCTTGATCCGCTGCGGGCACTTCTGGAGGCCGCCATCTCCGCTCGCCGCACAGTCATTATGACGTCCGATCACGGCCACATCGTCGAGCGAGAAACAGAGGCGCTGAGCGTCAGTGGCGCCGAGTCACGTTGGCGTCCGGCATCAACCGGCCCAGCGGGCGATGGCGAAGTTCTCGTGTCTGGTTCGCGAGTCGTCGCACCGGGCAGCGAAGCGGTACTGCTTTGGCGTGGCGACGCACACTATGGCCCTCGGCACGCGGGCTACCACGGAGGTGCCAGCCTCGCGGAGTTGACGATTCCCGTACTCGTGTTTCAACCGGCAGCCGTCACGATTGGCGCTGCGGGGTGGGAGCCTGCCGCACCGCAAGTCCCCTTGTGGTGGAACGACCCGATCGGCCGCACCCCATCCATCGAGACACCGCCGACAGCCACCAGGCAGCCCAAGAAGACGAAAAAGCCGGAACAGGCGGGTCAGAGTGATGGCCTGTTTGAACTCGATGAGCCGCCCCCGCCGCCGGCAGCTCCTGCAGGACTGGTCGAAGCGGTGCTTGCATCCGCGGCGTACTCCGAGCAGAAGCGGATGGCTGGTCGGCGGGCGCTGGATGACCGGACCACCGAGGCGGTGTTGCGCGCATTGGTGGATCGTGGTGGTCGTGCACACCAAGACACGATCGCCGCTGCGGCCGGCATCCCCACCGCCGATGTTGGACAGGTCTTTGCGGCTGTTCGCCGGTTGCTCAACGTCGACGGATACGGCGTCATTGAGCTCGACACCGATGGCGTCACGCTACGGCTCGACGAACGCCTTCTCCGCGAACAGTTCTCGATCGAAGGTGCGCGATGA